One Bos taurus isolate L1 Dominette 01449 registration number 42190680 breed Hereford chromosome 25, ARS-UCD2.0, whole genome shotgun sequence genomic window carries:
- the MVP gene encoding major vault protein (The RefSeq protein has 1 substitution compared to this genomic sequence) codes for MSMEESIIRIPPYHYIHVLDQNSNVSRVEVGPKTYIRQDNERILFAPVRMLTVPPRHYCMVANPVARDAQGTVLFDVTGQVRLRHADLEIRLAQDPFPLFPGEVLEKDITPLQVVLPNTALHLKALLDFEDKNGQKVVAGDEWLFEGPGTYIPQKEVEVIEIIQATVIKQNQALRLRARKECLDRDGKERVTGEEWLVRSVGAYLPAVFEEVLDVVDAVILTEKTALHLRARQNFRDVRGVTRRTGEEWLVTVQDTEAHVPDVYEEVMGVVSVTTLGPHNYCVILDPVGPDGKNQLGQKLVFKGEQSFFLQPGEKLERGIQNVYVLSEQQGLLLRALQPLEEGEGKEKVSHQAGDHWLIRGPLEYVPPAKVEVVEERQAIPLDENEGIYVQDVKTGRVRAVIGSTYMLTQDEVLWEKELPPGVEELLNKGQDPLADRGEKETSKTPKLSTPRNKTRVVSYRVPHNAAVQVYDYREKKARVVFGPELVLLGPEEQFTVLSLSAGRPKRPHARRTLCLLLGPDFFTDVITIETADHARLQLQLAYNWHFELSDRKDPQETAKLFSVPDFVGDACKAIASRVRGAVASVTFDDFHKNSARIIRTAVFGFETQETKGPDTMALPQPRDRAVFPQNGLVVSSVDVQSVEPVDQRTRDALQRSVQLAIEIATNSQEAAAKHEAQRLEQEARGRLERQKILDQSEAEKARRELLELEALSTAVESTGTAKAEAESRAEAARIEGEGAVLQAKLKAEALAIETEAELERVKKVRELELLYARAQLELEVSKAQQLAEVEVKKFKQMTEALGPSTIRDMAVAGPEMQVKLLQSLGLKSTLITDGSTPINLFNTALGLLGLGAEAQPPAKKPTGGPSVQEGLLPISTAAPLTLGNNQVVP; via the exons ATGTCGATGGAAGAGTCCATCATCCGCATCCCGCCATACCACTACATCCACGTGCTAGACCAGAACAGCAATGTGTCCCGCGTGGAGGTCGGGCCAAAGACTTACATCCGGCAGGACAATGAGAG GATCCTGTTCGCTCCCGTGCGCATGCTGACGGTCCCCCCACGGCACTACTGCATGGTGGCCAACCCGGTGGCCCGGGATGCCCAGGGCACTGTGCTGTTTGATGTCACAGGACAAGTGCGGCTCCGCCACGCGGACCTGGAGATCCGGCTGGCCCAGGATCCCTTCCCCCTGTTCCCAGGGGAGGTGCTAGAGAAG GACATCACCCCACTGCAGGTGGTTCTACCCAACACCGCCCTCCATCTTAAGGCGCTACTGGATTTTGAGGATAAGAACGGACAGAAGGTGGTAGCAGGGGATGAGTGGCTATTTGAAGGGCCTG gcACATATATCCCCCAGAAGGAGGTGGAAGTCATCGAGATCATTCAGGCCACAGTCATCAAGCAGAACCAGGCCCTGAGGCTGAGGGCTCGCAAGGAATGCTTAGACAGGGATGGCAAGGAGCGGGTGACAG GAGAAGAATGGCTGGTCCGCTCCGTGGGTGCCTATCTCCCAGCAGTGTTTGAGGAGGTTCTGGATGTGGTGGATGCTGTGATCCTTACGGAAAAG ACAGCCCTGCACCTTCGAGCTCGGCAGAACTTCCGAGACGTGAGAGGGGTGACCCGCCGCACTGGGGAGGAGTGGCTGGTGACCGTGCAGGACACGGAGGCCCACGTGCCAGATGTCTATGAGGAGGTGATGGGGGTTGTGTCCGTCACCACCTTGGGCCCCCACAACTACTGTGTGATTCTCGACCCGGTCGGACCAGACGGCAAGAACCAGCTGGGGCAAAAGCTTGTGTTCAAG GGAGAGCAGTCTTTCTTCCTCCAGCCCGGGGAGAAGCTGGAACGAGGCATCCAGAATGTATACGTGCTGTCGGAGCAGCAGGGGCTGCTGCTGAGGGCCCtgcagcccctggaggagggggagggcaaGGAGAAGGTCTCCCACCAGGCTGGTGACCACTGGCTCATCCGTGGACCCCTGGAGTATGTGCCGCCCGCcaaggtggaggtggtggaagaGCGTCAGGCCATCCCACTGGATGAGAACGAGGGCATCTACGTGCAGGATGTCAAGACCGGAAGG GTGCGAGCTGTGATTGGGAGCACCTACATGCTGACCCAGGACGAAGTCCTGTGGGAGAAGGAGCTGCCTCCAGGGGTGGAGGAGCTGCTGAACAAGGGGCAGGATCCTCTGGCCGACAGGGGTGAGAAGGAGACATCCAAGACCCCTAAGCTCTCCACTCCCCGGAATAAGACCCGCGTGGTCAGCTACCGCGTGCCGCACAATGCTGCAGTGCAGGTGTATGACTACCGGGAGAAGAAAGCCCG CGTGGTCTTCGGGCCAGAGCTCGTGTTGCTGGGTCCCGAAGAGCAGTTTACAGTGTTGTCCCTCTCGGCCGGGCGGCCCAAGCGTCCCCACGCCCGCCGCACGCTCTGCCTGCTGCTGGGGCCCGACTTCTTCACCGACGTCATCACCATCGAGACAGCAGACCATGCCAGGCTCCAGCTGCAGCTTGCCTACAACTG GCACTTCGAGCTGAGTGACCGGAAGGACCCCCAAGAGACGGCCAAGCTTTTCTCAGTGCCCGACTTCGTGGGTGACGCCTGCAAGGCCATCGCATCTCGGGTGCGGGGGGCCGTGGCCTCCGTCACCTTTGATGACTTCCATAAGAACTCGGCCCGCATCATTCGCACTGCTGTCTTTGGCTTTGAGACCCAGGAAACCAAGGGGCCTGACACCAtggccctgccccagccccggGACCGGGCCGTCTTTCCCCAGAACGGGCTGGTGGTCAGCAGTGTGGATGTGCAGTCGGTGGAGCCCGTGGACCAAAGGACCCGGGACGCCCTGCAGCGCAGCGTCCAGCTGGCCATTGAgatcaccaccaactcccaggagGCAGCTGCCAA GCACGAGGCTCAGAGACTAGAACAAGAAGCCCGCGGCAGGCTTGAGAGGCAGAAGATCTTAGACCAATCGGAAGCTGAGAAAGCTCGCAGAGAACTCCTGGAGCTGGAGGCTCTGAG CACCGCGGTGGAGAGCACCGGGACCGCCAAGGCGGAGGCCGAGTCCCGAGCTGAGGCAGCGCGCATCGAGGGAGAAGGCGCTGTGCTCCAGGCCAAGCTCAAGGCAGAGGCTTTGGCCATTGAGACG GAAGCCGAACTTGAGCGAGTAAAGAAAGTACGAGAGCTGGAGCTGCTCTATGCCCGGGCCCAGCTGGAGCTGGAAGTGAGCAAGGCCCAGCAGCTGGCTGAGGTGGAGGTGAAGAAgttcaagcagatgacagaggccCTGGGGCCCAGCACCATCAGAGACATGGCTGTGGCAGGGCCGGAGATGCAG GTAAAATTGCTGCAGAGCCTGGGCCTAAAATCCACCCTCATCACCGATGGTTCCACGCCCATCAACCTCTTCAACACAGCCTTGGGTTTGCTGGGGCTCGGGGCTGAGGCCCAGCCCCCAGCCAAGAAGCCCACCGGGGGACCCAGCGTCCAAGAGGGCTTGCTTcccatctccactgctgccccccTAACTCTTGGAAACAACCAGGTTGTGCCTTAG